The Styela clava chromosome 10, kaStyClav1.hap1.2, whole genome shotgun sequence genome window below encodes:
- the LOC120337539 gene encoding baculoviral IAP repeat-containing protein 5.2-like, translating to MDKRLSMIEYDKRLDTLKHWPFTARDGATCTAEKLAEVGFFCPNPDSDPDALQCFLCLKPLEGWEPMDSPFDEHKSHSPDCKFLKLGCQKIEDMTMKNYLNVIVKNVAVIQVLDEIQKNVLKSYDDEVAKNEKAFAGNKAQNTRIKK from the exons ATGGACAAACGTCTCTCTATGATTGAATATGATAAAAGACTTGATACTCTGAAGCACTGGCCATTCACTGCAAGAGACGGAGCTACATGCACTGCAGAAAAA tTAGCAGAAGTTGGCTTCTTCTGTCCCAATCCAGACAGTGATCCAGATGCTCTGCAATGCTTTCTATGTTTGAAACCACTGGAGGGATGGGAACCTATG GATTCTCCATTTGATGAACATAAGTCACATAGTCCGGACtgtaaatttttaaaacttggTTGCCAGAAAATAGAAGACATgacaatgaaaaattatttaaatgttATTGTGAAGAATGTTGCAGTTATTCAAGTTCTG GACGAGATTCAGAAAAATGTTCTCAAATCGTACGATGATGAAGTTGCTAAGAACGAAAAAGCGTTTGCAGGAAACAAAGCACAAAATACTAG gataAAAAAATGA
- the LOC120337538 gene encoding protein FAM221A-like isoform X1, whose product MDSRVHLKLDRTAGSSIDAYLEYKRIVGDDDNGKLFTPEEYEEYKRKVLPLRSKNRLYVSWSNSQGMDCKIIGPETKCFCQHRYRQHQTDFESIPETRPIHLPCKVKNCSCRSYEYIPTIGSQPIRCHCKHFATDHSAKNDHQCTKPGCTCQNFTTSFNCGCGEIVGCHSMIVETKEERFGRGHPVAREEPGYAAMGGITGFSSLIDGYMRLDDSGVGAPPLEWLEQPTTSSDHPFLRAYDPKGVQPAKSRPGIKPKPSSLTTQKQPMTRKVASKTTYHRKGT is encoded by the exons ATGGATTCACGTGTGCACTTGAAATTGGATAGAACTGCTGGATCTTCCATCGATGCCTATTTAGAATATAAACG AATTGTTGGAGACGATGATAATGGAAAACTTTTTACTCCTGAGGAGTATGAAGAATATAAGAGGAAAGTTCTTCCATTGCGATCTAAAAACAG attGTATGTGAGCTGGAGTAACAGTCAAGGTATGGATTGCAAAATCATTGGACCTGAAACCAAATGTTTTTGTCAACACAG ATATAGACAACACCAAACTGATTTTGAATCAATTCCAGAAACAAGACCTATACATCTTCCATGCAAG gtGAAAAATTGCTCCTGTCGATCCTATGAATATATACCCACAATCGGCTCACAACCAATCAGATGTCACTGCAAACATTTCGCTACAGATCATTCTGCTAAAAATGATCATCAGTGTACTAAACCAG GTTGTACTTGTCAAAACTTTACAACCTCATTCAACTGTGGATGTGGAGAGATTGTTGGTTGTCATTCAATGATTGTTGAAACAAAAGAAGAAAGATTTGGACGTGGTCATCCAGTTGCGAGGGAAGAGCCAGGATATGCAGCAATGGGAG GTATAACCGGATTCAGTTCATTAATTGATGGATATATGAGATTGGATGATAGTGGTGTAGGTGCTCCTCCTCTTGAATGGCTGGAGCAACCAACCACAAGTTCTGATCATCCATTTCTAAGAGCCTATGACCCCAAAG GAGTGCAACCAGCGAAAAGCAGACCTGGCATAAAGCCAAAGCCATCATCTTTGACAACTCAGAAACAACCAATGACCAGAAAAGTTGCTTCAAAAACAACTTATCACCGGAAAGGGACTTGA
- the LOC120337537 gene encoding uncharacterized protein LOC120337537 isoform X3, producing MDTSKEIRVVDIRSDTLTKPTDEMRKAMAEAEVGDDVFGEDPTVARLETIAAEMFEKEKALFVPTGTMGNLLSAMSHCWGRGSQIYIGDNSHMSVWEQGGIAQIGGISPKFLPMMPDGKFNTKDMIRHHRTGENFHHAKPEAVVIENPFDGKVLPISYMKEVHDAAKSLGLKIHMDGARIGNAMVALKCKPTDLTKWVDSANICLSKGLGAPVGSVIVGSTDFINKARRLRKVLGGGMRQSGVLAAAGIISLTKMVDRLEDDHINAKRFAEGLQSFADDLIEIRMNDVQTNVVWFYLRDNVKCSDEEFVKMLQEPWQFQNQSLPFIF from the exons ATGGATACCAGTAAAGAAATTCGAGTTGTCGATATCAGAAGTGATACTCTGACCAAACCAACCGATGAAATGAGGAAGGCAATGGCAGAAGCTGAAGTTGGCGACGATGTTTTCGGGGAAGATCCAACCGTTGCCA GATTGGAGACAATTGCTGCTGAGatgtttgaaaaagaaaaagcgCTTTTCGTACCAACGGGCACTATGGGCAACCTTTTGTCTGCAATGTCGCACTGCTGGGGACGAGGTTCACAAATTTACATTGGAGATAATTCACATATGTCAGTTTGGGAGCAAGGCGGCATTGCCCAG ATTGGAGGAATTTCTCCGAAGTTTCTACCTATGATGCCAGATGGAAAATTTAATACTAAAGACATGATCCGACATCACAGGACTGGAGAAAATTTCCATCATGCTAAACCCGAAGCTGTTGTAATTGAAAATCCGTTTGACGGAAAAGTCCTTCCAATTTCATACATGAAAGAG GTGCATGATGCTGCCAAGAGTTTGGGATTGAAAATTCATATGGATGGTGCACGGATAGGGAATGCGATGGTTGCTCTTAAATGCAAACCTACTGACCTAACAAAATGGGTGGATTCTGCAAATATCTGTCTTTCGAAG GGTCTTGGAGCGCCTGTTGGTTCAGTGATAGTTGGAAGCACAGACTTCATAAATAAAGCAAGGAGATTGAGAAAA GTGTTAGGTGGAGGGATGCGACAAAGTGGTGTACTAGCTGCAGCCGGCATCATATCTTTAACAAAAATGGTAGACCGACTTGAAGATGATCATATCAATGCAAAAAGATTTGCTGAAG GCTTGCAATCATTCGCTGATGACTTGATAGAAATAAGAATGAATGATGTCCAAACCAACGTGGTTTGGTTCTATCTTCGAGATAATGTCAAATGCAGTGATGAAGAATTTGTGAAAATGTTGCAAG aaCCATGGCAGTTCCAAAATCAGAGCTTACCGTTTATATTCTAA
- the LOC120337537 gene encoding uncharacterized protein LOC120337537 isoform X4 — protein MFSGKIQPLPLGLETIAAEMFEKEKALFVPTGTMGNLLSAMSHCWGRGSQIYIGDNSHMSVWEQGGIAQIGGISPKFLPMMPDGKFNTKDMIRHHRTGENFHHAKPEAVVIENPFDGKVLPISYMKEVHDAAKSLGLKIHMDGARIGNAMVALKCKPTDLTKWVDSANICLSKGLGAPVGSVIVGSTDFINKARRLRKVLGGGMRQSGVLAAAGIISLTKMVDRLEDDHINAKRFAEGLQSFADDLIEIRMNDVQTNVVWFYLRDNVKCSDEEFVKMLQDTSGENKICVKILALAKRSMRAVFYNGIDASDVEYALKKLKAVCEIIR, from the exons ATGTTTTCGGGGAAGATCCAACCGTTGCCA ctAGGATTGGAGACAATTGCTGCTGAGatgtttgaaaaagaaaaagcgCTTTTCGTACCAACGGGCACTATGGGCAACCTTTTGTCTGCAATGTCGCACTGCTGGGGACGAGGTTCACAAATTTACATTGGAGATAATTCACATATGTCAGTTTGGGAGCAAGGCGGCATTGCCCAG ATTGGAGGAATTTCTCCGAAGTTTCTACCTATGATGCCAGATGGAAAATTTAATACTAAAGACATGATCCGACATCACAGGACTGGAGAAAATTTCCATCATGCTAAACCCGAAGCTGTTGTAATTGAAAATCCGTTTGACGGAAAAGTCCTTCCAATTTCATACATGAAAGAG GTGCATGATGCTGCCAAGAGTTTGGGATTGAAAATTCATATGGATGGTGCACGGATAGGGAATGCGATGGTTGCTCTTAAATGCAAACCTACTGACCTAACAAAATGGGTGGATTCTGCAAATATCTGTCTTTCGAAG GGTCTTGGAGCGCCTGTTGGTTCAGTGATAGTTGGAAGCACAGACTTCATAAATAAAGCAAGGAGATTGAGAAAA GTGTTAGGTGGAGGGATGCGACAAAGTGGTGTACTAGCTGCAGCCGGCATCATATCTTTAACAAAAATGGTAGACCGACTTGAAGATGATCATATCAATGCAAAAAGATTTGCTGAAG GCTTGCAATCATTCGCTGATGACTTGATAGAAATAAGAATGAATGATGTCCAAACCAACGTGGTTTGGTTCTATCTTCGAGATAATGTCAAATGCAGTGATGAAGAATTTGTGAAAATGTTGCAAG aTACATCAggtgaaaataaaatatgtgttaaaaTACTAGCTCTTGCAAAACGATCAATGAGAGCAGTGTTTTACAATGGAATAGATGCCTCAGATGTAGAATATGCTTTAAAAAAGCTGAAAGCAGTCTGTGAAATTATACGATAA
- the LOC120337538 gene encoding protein FAM221A-like isoform X2 yields the protein MDSRVHLKLDRTAGSSIDAYLEYKRIVGDDDNGKLFTPEEYEEYKRKVLPLRSKNRLYVSWSNSQGMDCKIIGPETKCFCQHRYRQHQTDFESIPETRPIHLPCKVKNCSCRSYEYIPTIGSQPIRCHCKHFATDHSAKNDHQCTKPGCTCQNFTTSFNCGCGEIVGCHSMIVETKEERFGRGHPVAREEPGYAAMGGITGFSSLIDGYMRLDDSGVGAPPLEWLEQPTTSSDHPFLRAYDPKGLYTFFFQYSNKSKTKWYAMMFTNFCHCYDDVSFRLA from the exons ATGGATTCACGTGTGCACTTGAAATTGGATAGAACTGCTGGATCTTCCATCGATGCCTATTTAGAATATAAACG AATTGTTGGAGACGATGATAATGGAAAACTTTTTACTCCTGAGGAGTATGAAGAATATAAGAGGAAAGTTCTTCCATTGCGATCTAAAAACAG attGTATGTGAGCTGGAGTAACAGTCAAGGTATGGATTGCAAAATCATTGGACCTGAAACCAAATGTTTTTGTCAACACAG ATATAGACAACACCAAACTGATTTTGAATCAATTCCAGAAACAAGACCTATACATCTTCCATGCAAG gtGAAAAATTGCTCCTGTCGATCCTATGAATATATACCCACAATCGGCTCACAACCAATCAGATGTCACTGCAAACATTTCGCTACAGATCATTCTGCTAAAAATGATCATCAGTGTACTAAACCAG GTTGTACTTGTCAAAACTTTACAACCTCATTCAACTGTGGATGTGGAGAGATTGTTGGTTGTCATTCAATGATTGTTGAAACAAAAGAAGAAAGATTTGGACGTGGTCATCCAGTTGCGAGGGAAGAGCCAGGATATGCAGCAATGGGAG GTATAACCGGATTCAGTTCATTAATTGATGGATATATGAGATTGGATGATAGTGGTGTAGGTGCTCCTCCTCTTGAATGGCTGGAGCAACCAACCACAAGTTCTGATCATCCATTTCTAAGAGCCTATGACCCCAAAGGTTTGTATACTTTCTTTTTTCAATACtccaataaaagtaaaacaaa ATGGTATGCAATGATGTTTACAAATTTTTGTCATTGTTATGATGATGTAAGCTTTAGACTTGCTTGA
- the LOC120337537 gene encoding uncharacterized protein LOC120337537 isoform X1, whose translation MDTSKEIRVVDIRSDTLTKPTDEMRKAMAEAEVGDDVFGEDPTVARLETIAAEMFEKEKALFVPTGTMGNLLSAMSHCWGRGSQIYIGDNSHMSVWEQGGIAQIGGISPKFLPMMPDGKFNTKDMIRHHRTGENFHHAKPEAVVIENPFDGKVLPISYMKEVHDAAKSLGLKIHMDGARIGNAMVALKCKPTDLTKWVDSANICLSKGLGAPVGSVIVGSTDFINKARRLRKVLGGGMRQSGVLAAAGIISLTKMVDRLEDDHINAKRFAEGLQSFADDLIEIRMNDVQTNVVWFYLRDNVKCSDEEFVKMLQDTSGENKICVKILALAKRSMRAVFYNGIDASDVEYALKKLKAVCEIIR comes from the exons ATGGATACCAGTAAAGAAATTCGAGTTGTCGATATCAGAAGTGATACTCTGACCAAACCAACCGATGAAATGAGGAAGGCAATGGCAGAAGCTGAAGTTGGCGACGATGTTTTCGGGGAAGATCCAACCGTTGCCA GATTGGAGACAATTGCTGCTGAGatgtttgaaaaagaaaaagcgCTTTTCGTACCAACGGGCACTATGGGCAACCTTTTGTCTGCAATGTCGCACTGCTGGGGACGAGGTTCACAAATTTACATTGGAGATAATTCACATATGTCAGTTTGGGAGCAAGGCGGCATTGCCCAG ATTGGAGGAATTTCTCCGAAGTTTCTACCTATGATGCCAGATGGAAAATTTAATACTAAAGACATGATCCGACATCACAGGACTGGAGAAAATTTCCATCATGCTAAACCCGAAGCTGTTGTAATTGAAAATCCGTTTGACGGAAAAGTCCTTCCAATTTCATACATGAAAGAG GTGCATGATGCTGCCAAGAGTTTGGGATTGAAAATTCATATGGATGGTGCACGGATAGGGAATGCGATGGTTGCTCTTAAATGCAAACCTACTGACCTAACAAAATGGGTGGATTCTGCAAATATCTGTCTTTCGAAG GGTCTTGGAGCGCCTGTTGGTTCAGTGATAGTTGGAAGCACAGACTTCATAAATAAAGCAAGGAGATTGAGAAAA GTGTTAGGTGGAGGGATGCGACAAAGTGGTGTACTAGCTGCAGCCGGCATCATATCTTTAACAAAAATGGTAGACCGACTTGAAGATGATCATATCAATGCAAAAAGATTTGCTGAAG GCTTGCAATCATTCGCTGATGACTTGATAGAAATAAGAATGAATGATGTCCAAACCAACGTGGTTTGGTTCTATCTTCGAGATAATGTCAAATGCAGTGATGAAGAATTTGTGAAAATGTTGCAAG aTACATCAggtgaaaataaaatatgtgttaaaaTACTAGCTCTTGCAAAACGATCAATGAGAGCAGTGTTTTACAATGGAATAGATGCCTCAGATGTAGAATATGCTTTAAAAAAGCTGAAAGCAGTCTGTGAAATTATACGATAA
- the LOC120337537 gene encoding uncharacterized protein LOC120337537 isoform X2, with amino-acid sequence MDTSKEIRVVDIRSDTLTKPTDEMRKAMAEAEVGDDVFGEDPTVARLETIAAEMFEKEKALFVPTGTMGNLLSAMSHCWGRGSQIYIGDNSHMSVWEQGGIAQIGGISPKFLPMMPDGKFNTKDMIRHHRTGENFHHAKPEAVVIENPFDGKVLPISYMKEVHDAAKSLGLKIHMDGARIGNAMVALKCKPTDLTKWVDSANICLSKGLGAPVGSVIVGSTDFINKARRLRKVLGGGMRQSGVLAAAGIISLTKMVDRLEDDHINAKRFAEGLQSFADDLIEIRMNDVQTNVVWFYLRDNVKCSDEEFVKMLQGIDGRSSSSIQFQVHT; translated from the exons ATGGATACCAGTAAAGAAATTCGAGTTGTCGATATCAGAAGTGATACTCTGACCAAACCAACCGATGAAATGAGGAAGGCAATGGCAGAAGCTGAAGTTGGCGACGATGTTTTCGGGGAAGATCCAACCGTTGCCA GATTGGAGACAATTGCTGCTGAGatgtttgaaaaagaaaaagcgCTTTTCGTACCAACGGGCACTATGGGCAACCTTTTGTCTGCAATGTCGCACTGCTGGGGACGAGGTTCACAAATTTACATTGGAGATAATTCACATATGTCAGTTTGGGAGCAAGGCGGCATTGCCCAG ATTGGAGGAATTTCTCCGAAGTTTCTACCTATGATGCCAGATGGAAAATTTAATACTAAAGACATGATCCGACATCACAGGACTGGAGAAAATTTCCATCATGCTAAACCCGAAGCTGTTGTAATTGAAAATCCGTTTGACGGAAAAGTCCTTCCAATTTCATACATGAAAGAG GTGCATGATGCTGCCAAGAGTTTGGGATTGAAAATTCATATGGATGGTGCACGGATAGGGAATGCGATGGTTGCTCTTAAATGCAAACCTACTGACCTAACAAAATGGGTGGATTCTGCAAATATCTGTCTTTCGAAG GGTCTTGGAGCGCCTGTTGGTTCAGTGATAGTTGGAAGCACAGACTTCATAAATAAAGCAAGGAGATTGAGAAAA GTGTTAGGTGGAGGGATGCGACAAAGTGGTGTACTAGCTGCAGCCGGCATCATATCTTTAACAAAAATGGTAGACCGACTTGAAGATGATCATATCAATGCAAAAAGATTTGCTGAAG GCTTGCAATCATTCGCTGATGACTTGATAGAAATAAGAATGAATGATGTCCAAACCAACGTGGTTTGGTTCTATCTTCGAGATAATGTCAAATGCAGTGATGAAGAATTTGTGAAAATGTTGCAAG GCATCGATGGAAGATCCAGCAGTTCTATCCAATTTCAAGTGCACACGTGA